A genome region from Bacillota bacterium includes the following:
- the prmA gene encoding 50S ribosomal protein L11 methyltransferase, with amino-acid sequence MKWYEVRLRTNREACDAVSDMLMSIGANGVAVDDVMDIIDGIAGTGKTDCIYDYDYIEEEILRKAAADDGTVTIKGYFPARENIDCLIKIIEDKISDISKHIDTGKMEVGYFELCEEDWANNWKSYYKPFNITENIVIKPSWEEYTGNMHKIIIEMDPGMAFGTGTHETTRMCVLLLEKYVKNGDTVIDVGSGSGILSIIAAKLGAKSVLALDIDEEAVRVTENNCKVNNVEGMVKVLKGSLDYIGSEVQYLEDGDAQCFQYLGNGKADLVVANIIADVIINLAWTVRLYVKEGGLFIASGIIKDKKDSVLSEYLKNGFQYKEIIEEGEWVAIVFRCPGSL; translated from the coding sequence ATGAAGTGGTATGAAGTAAGGTTAAGAACAAACAGAGAAGCATGCGATGCCGTATCTGATATGCTAATGTCCATTGGCGCCAATGGTGTTGCTGTAGATGATGTTATGGACATAATTGATGGAATTGCAGGTACAGGTAAAACTGATTGCATATATGATTATGATTATATAGAGGAAGAAATTTTAAGAAAGGCTGCTGCAGATGATGGTACAGTGACAATAAAAGGGTACTTCCCTGCAAGGGAAAATATAGATTGCTTAATCAAAATAATTGAGGATAAAATATCGGATATTTCAAAGCACATTGATACAGGTAAAATGGAAGTTGGATACTTTGAGCTTTGTGAGGAAGATTGGGCTAACAATTGGAAAAGTTATTACAAGCCTTTTAATATAACCGAAAATATTGTTATAAAGCCTTCCTGGGAAGAATACACCGGTAATATGCATAAAATTATAATTGAAATGGATCCTGGTATGGCTTTCGGTACAGGTACTCATGAAACCACCAGAATGTGCGTCCTGTTGTTAGAAAAATATGTGAAGAATGGCGACACTGTAATAGATGTGGGTTCGGGTTCAGGTATACTCTCAATTATTGCTGCAAAACTTGGAGCAAAAAGTGTATTGGCGCTGGATATTGATGAAGAGGCAGTAAGGGTTACAGAAAACAATTGCAAGGTTAATAATGTGGAAGGCATGGTTAAGGTTCTCAAAGGCTCCTTGGATTATATTGGTAGTGAAGTACAATACTTGGAAGATGGAGATGCGCAATGCTTTCAATATTTAGGGAATGGAAAAGCGGATTTGGTTGTTGCAAATATAATAGCCGATGTAATAATTAATTTGGCCTGGACAGTAAGACTTTATGTGAAAGAAGGAGGCCTATTTATAGCTTCAGGTATTATAAAGGATAAAAAAGACAGTGTACTTTCGGAGTATCTAAAAAATGGTTTCCAGTATAAAGAGATAATTGAAGAAGGGGAATGGGTGGCGATAGTATTTAGATGTCCAGGTTCTTTATAA
- a CDS encoding oxygen-independent coproporphyrinogen III oxidase, with translation MEVKDSNTKRIGVYIHIPFCKSKCYYCDFNSYASKEYLIPEYCKALIKEIGYYRNRSNYEVISVFFGGGTPSLVHPIYICEIIDECFKTFYMSKDVEITIEANPGTLTLEKLKMYKKAGINRLSMGLQAWQDRLLLSLGRIHRAKDFVNNLNLAREAGFDNISADLIFGLPGQSLYEWEETLEKVTCERIEHLSCYSLKIEEGTVLEERIKKGKIQVIEDELDRDMYHMAVKKLKSKGFKHYEISNFSRPGFESRHNMIYWKGEEYIGLGAGAHSYFENKRYNNVEKPEDYVYNISRCQIPLENIQVITEEERISEYLILGLRLIDGISLEDFKRKFGKELLELYGDNIGILIKRGLLYFSEGRLKLTDLGLDLANQVFVEFI, from the coding sequence ATTGAAGTCAAAGATTCAAACACTAAGAGAATAGGAGTATATATTCATATACCTTTTTGTAAATCTAAGTGCTATTACTGCGATTTTAATTCATATGCTTCAAAGGAATACCTTATTCCTGAGTATTGTAAAGCGCTGATAAAAGAGATAGGTTATTATAGAAATAGAAGCAACTACGAAGTAATATCCGTATTTTTTGGGGGAGGCACACCCTCCCTTGTACATCCAATATATATATGTGAGATTATTGATGAATGCTTTAAAACATTTTATATGTCAAAAGATGTGGAAATAACTATAGAGGCAAATCCCGGTACCCTGACATTGGAAAAACTGAAAATGTATAAAAAAGCCGGTATAAACAGGTTAAGTATGGGACTGCAGGCATGGCAGGACAGACTCTTGTTAAGTTTGGGTAGAATTCATAGAGCAAAGGATTTTGTAAACAACTTAAACCTGGCACGGGAGGCAGGGTTTGATAATATCAGCGCTGACCTGATTTTTGGGTTGCCGGGGCAGTCCTTATATGAGTGGGAGGAGACACTGGAAAAGGTTACCTGTGAAAGGATAGAGCACTTATCATGTTACAGTTTAAAGATTGAAGAAGGTACGGTTTTAGAAGAAAGAATTAAAAAGGGTAAGATACAGGTTATAGAAGATGAACTTGACAGGGATATGTATCATATGGCTGTAAAAAAACTTAAAAGTAAAGGTTTTAAGCATTATGAAATATCCAATTTTTCGAGACCGGGTTTTGAAAGCAGACATAACATGATTTATTGGAAAGGTGAGGAATATATCGGTTTGGGGGCAGGTGCGCATTCATATTTTGAAAACAAAAGATACAATAATGTGGAAAAGCCCGAAGATTATGTGTATAATATTTCCAGGTGCCAAATTCCTTTGGAAAACATCCAGGTGATAACTGAAGAGGAAAGGATATCCGAGTACCTTATACTTGGACTAAGACTTATAGATGGAATAAGTTTAGAGGATTTTAAAAGGAAATTTGGAAAAGAATTATTAGAATTATACGGTGATAATATAGGTATTCTAATAAAAAGAGGGCTTTTATATTTTTCAGAAGGGAGGCTTAAATTGACTGATTTAGGTTTGGATTTGGCAAACCAGGTGTTTGTTGAATTCATATAG
- the dnaJ gene encoding molecular chaperone DnaJ: MANKRDYYEVLGIDRNASDEEIKKAYRKLAKKYHPDVNPGDKEAEAKFKEVNEAYEVLSDPQKKAKYDRFGHSAFEQGGFDSGFGGFGDFDFGGIGDIFESFFEGAFGGSSFSRRTSKSRTGPQRGADLKYRIDITFEEAAFGTEKEISLNRIEVCQTCQGTGASSGTGLETCKHCNGTGQIQFKQSTPFGHFVNIKTCDVCRGEGKIITNPCYTCGGSGKVRKNVKIKVKIPAGIDNGQTISLRGEGEPGLRGGPAGDLYIDVRVKPHPIFTRKGNDIICEIPITFVQSALGGELEVPTLEGKIKYNIPEGTQTGTVFKLKGKGIPFIRGTGRGDLFFKVNIEVPRKLNERQKELLREFASISGDEVYEDRKTFFDKMKDALGL, from the coding sequence ATGGCAAATAAAAGAGACTATTATGAAGTGCTTGGTATAGATAGGAATGCGTCAGATGAAGAAATAAAAAAAGCATATAGAAAACTCGCAAAAAAATATCACCCTGATGTTAATCCGGGTGATAAAGAGGCTGAAGCAAAATTTAAGGAAGTTAACGAGGCGTATGAGGTGTTAAGCGACCCGCAAAAAAAAGCAAAATACGATAGATTTGGCCATTCAGCGTTTGAACAGGGAGGTTTTGATAGCGGTTTTGGAGGGTTTGGCGACTTCGACTTTGGGGGAATTGGAGACATCTTTGAGAGTTTTTTTGAAGGTGCTTTTGGCGGTTCCAGTTTTAGCAGGAGGACTTCAAAAAGCAGGACAGGACCCCAGCGTGGAGCAGACTTGAAGTATCGTATAGATATCACATTTGAGGAAGCTGCCTTTGGAACGGAAAAAGAAATATCGTTAAATAGGATAGAAGTTTGCCAGACTTGCCAGGGGACAGGCGCAAGCTCCGGCACAGGCCTTGAGACATGTAAACATTGTAATGGTACTGGTCAGATACAGTTTAAACAAAGCACACCTTTTGGGCATTTTGTTAATATTAAAACTTGTGATGTATGCAGAGGAGAAGGAAAAATTATTACCAATCCGTGCTATACCTGCGGTGGTAGTGGAAAGGTAAGAAAGAATGTAAAAATTAAAGTTAAAATACCTGCAGGAATTGATAATGGACAAACAATTTCGTTACGGGGAGAAGGGGAACCCGGTCTAAGAGGAGGGCCTGCAGGGGATTTATATATTGATGTAAGGGTGAAACCTCATCCTATATTTACGCGTAAAGGAAATGATATAATTTGTGAGATCCCTATAACCTTTGTACAGAGTGCACTTGGAGGGGAGTTGGAAGTGCCCACTCTGGAAGGGAAAATTAAATATAACATACCTGAGGGTACCCAGACAGGGACAGTGTTTAAATTGAAAGGAAAAGGCATCCCCTTTATCCGTGGGACCGGAAGAGGTGACCTGTTTTTTAAAGTAAATATTGAAGTTCCCAGAAAACTAAATGAAAGGCAAAAGGAGCTCCTAAGAGAATTTGCCTCTATAAGCGGAGACGAAGTATATGAAGATAGAAAAACTTTTTTTGATAAAATGAAAGATGCCCTAGGACTATAG
- the hrcA gene encoding heat-inducible transcription repressor HrcA, producing the protein MLLGDRKKLILKAIIDSYIDTAEPVGSRTIARKHEIGLSSATIRNEMADLEEMGLLEQPHTSAGRVPSDKGYRFYVDQLMPKIELTASEIEQIKRALKMKINELGQLISQVSAVVSDITKYTSMAITPQMNKSTLKTVQVLPVHYDKLLVIVVTNAGLVKNSLVRIAGNVSSDSLQRLSNLLNTKLTGIMLEKINLRDLKDNIEREIYINKDIIIPVMDGINDCLCQIFNSDVYLEGTTNIFNFPEFHDVLRAKQFLSVLNTKEILCALMYKSIENGGIKVRIGTENEFEEIKDCSLVTATYSINNEIIGSIGVIGPTRMEYSKVIASLNYIRKMINRELVELMGINQDEFSW; encoded by the coding sequence ATGTTACTAGGTGATAGGAAAAAGTTAATATTAAAAGCCATCATTGACAGCTACATTGACACTGCAGAGCCGGTAGGCTCAAGGACTATTGCCCGTAAACATGAGATTGGGCTAAGCTCAGCTACTATTAGAAATGAGATGGCTGATTTAGAAGAGATGGGATTGCTTGAACAGCCTCATACATCGGCAGGTCGGGTTCCATCCGACAAGGGCTATAGGTTTTATGTAGATCAATTAATGCCCAAAATAGAATTAACGGCATCTGAAATTGAGCAGATAAAAAGAGCTTTAAAGATGAAGATTAATGAATTGGGACAGCTAATAAGCCAGGTTTCTGCAGTTGTGTCAGATATTACAAAGTATACTTCTATGGCTATAACACCGCAAATGAATAAAAGCACATTAAAGACAGTACAGGTGCTACCTGTACATTATGATAAGTTGCTTGTAATTGTTGTAACTAATGCAGGGCTAGTAAAGAACAGTTTAGTGAGAATAGCGGGTAATGTTTCTTCCGATTCTTTACAAAGGCTTTCTAATTTGTTGAATACTAAACTTACAGGTATTATGTTGGAAAAAATAAATTTAAGGGACTTAAAGGATAATATAGAAAGGGAAATTTATATAAATAAAGACATTATTATACCTGTTATGGACGGTATTAATGATTGCTTGTGCCAGATTTTTAACTCAGATGTGTACCTCGAAGGGACGACGAACATTTTCAATTTCCCTGAATTTCATGATGTATTGAGGGCAAAGCAGTTCCTTAGTGTCCTTAATACAAAGGAAATATTATGTGCTTTAATGTACAAAAGTATTGAAAATGGGGGTATAAAGGTAAGGATTGGGACCGAGAATGAATTTGAAGAAATAAAGGATTGTAGTCTGGTAACTGCAACTTACAGTATAAATAATGAAATTATAGGGTCGATTGGAGTTATTGGCCCTACCAGGATGGAGTATTCCAAGGTAATAGCATCTTTAAATTACATTAGGAAGATGATAAACAGGGAGCTTGTGGAGCTCATGGGAATAAACCAAGATGAATTTTCCTGGTGA
- the lepA gene encoding elongation factor 4 produces MASAREKKIRNFCIIAHIDHGKSTLADRLIEMTGLLTEREMQEQVLDSMDIERERGITIKARAVRMVYKHKNEEEYIFNLIDTPGHVDFNYEVSRSLAACEGAILVVDAAQGIEAQTLANVYLALEHNLEIIPVINKIDLSNAQPEHVKKEIEDIIGLEAKDAPMISAKNRVNIESVLECIVNKIPHPEGDEEAPLRALIFDSYYDNYKGVIAFIRVKEGKVAPGDYIKMMNTGKEFQVTEVGYMLPHTLVQCEGLLAGDVGYVAASIKNVRDARVGDTITLAHNPAKTPLPGYKKVNSMVFCGIYPADGAKYADLKDALEKLQLNDAALTFEPETSVALGAGFRCGFLGLLHMEIVQERLEREYDLDLVTTAPSVIYKITKTDGKVINIDNPTNMPPVTEIEKMEEPVVRASIMTPSEYVGNIMELAQERRSILKNMEYIDEGRVMMNYEIPLNEIIYDFFDALKSRSRGYASFDYELIGYKEADLVKLDIMLNGEIVDALSFIVHREKAYPRARKMAEKLKEAIPRHQFEIPIQACIGGKIIARETVRAFRKDVLAKCYGGDITRKKKLLEKQKEGKKRMRQVGTVQIPQEAFMSVLKLDT; encoded by the coding sequence ATGGCAAGTGCACGAGAGAAAAAAATACGGAATTTTTGCATAATTGCCCATATCGACCATGGTAAATCTACCCTTGCCGACAGATTAATTGAAATGACCGGTTTGCTAACTGAAAGGGAAATGCAAGAGCAGGTCTTAGACAGTATGGATATTGAGAGGGAAAGGGGCATAACCATAAAGGCAAGAGCTGTGAGGATGGTGTATAAGCATAAGAATGAGGAGGAATATATTTTTAATCTTATAGATACGCCTGGCCATGTAGATTTTAACTATGAAGTTTCGAGAAGCCTTGCTGCATGCGAAGGAGCCATACTTGTGGTAGATGCTGCACAGGGTATAGAAGCCCAGACTCTGGCCAATGTATACCTTGCCCTTGAGCATAACCTGGAAATTATTCCGGTTATTAATAAAATTGATTTATCCAATGCACAGCCGGAGCATGTAAAAAAGGAGATTGAAGATATTATTGGTCTGGAAGCAAAAGATGCACCCATGATTTCTGCCAAGAACCGGGTAAATATAGAAAGTGTGTTGGAGTGCATCGTAAATAAAATTCCTCACCCGGAAGGCGATGAGGAGGCGCCTTTAAGAGCGCTGATTTTTGATTCATATTATGATAATTATAAAGGTGTTATTGCATTTATACGGGTTAAGGAAGGAAAGGTTGCGCCGGGGGATTACATTAAAATGATGAATACAGGTAAGGAGTTCCAGGTAACTGAAGTGGGGTATATGCTTCCTCATACATTAGTGCAGTGTGAAGGACTCCTTGCAGGAGATGTTGGATATGTAGCGGCAAGTATTAAAAATGTAAGGGATGCGAGAGTAGGGGATACAATTACTCTAGCCCATAATCCGGCGAAAACACCCTTGCCCGGCTATAAAAAGGTTAACTCAATGGTGTTTTGCGGCATATATCCTGCAGATGGGGCAAAATATGCAGATTTGAAAGATGCCTTAGAAAAGCTGCAATTAAATGATGCGGCTTTAACTTTTGAACCGGAAACATCTGTAGCATTAGGGGCCGGTTTCAGGTGCGGTTTTCTTGGGCTGCTTCATATGGAGATTGTGCAGGAGAGGCTGGAAAGGGAATATGACCTGGATTTAGTTACTACTGCGCCCAGTGTTATATATAAAATAACAAAGACGGACGGAAAGGTTATCAATATTGACAATCCAACCAACATGCCTCCCGTTACTGAAATTGAAAAAATGGAAGAGCCTGTTGTCCGCGCTTCAATAATGACGCCTTCAGAATATGTAGGCAATATTATGGAACTTGCCCAGGAGAGGAGGAGCATACTAAAAAACATGGAATATATCGATGAAGGCCGGGTAATGATGAACTATGAAATACCCTTAAATGAAATAATCTATGATTTCTTTGATGCCTTGAAATCCAGGTCAAGGGGTTACGCTTCTTTTGATTATGAACTTATTGGGTATAAGGAAGCGGATTTGGTAAAGCTTGATATTATGCTGAACGGGGAGATAGTAGATGCTCTTTCCTTTATTGTACACAGGGAAAAGGCATACCCCAGGGCAAGGAAAATGGCTGAAAAATTAAAGGAAGCCATACCCAGGCACCAGTTTGAAATACCTATACAGGCATGTATTGGAGGAAAAATAATTGCCAGGGAGACAGTTAGGGCTTTTCGAAAAGATGTGCTGGCAAAGTGTTATGGAGGCGATATTACCAGAAAAAAGAAGCTTCTGGAAAAACAGAAGGAAGGGAAAAAACGCATGAGGCAGGTGGGGACAGTGCAAATTCCCCAGGAGGCCTTTATGAGTGTATTGAAGTTGGACACTTAA
- the lepB gene encoding signal peptidase I has product MPGNYILKEVFEWAIHIILAVLIGLFIVTFIAQRTIVDGNSMLPTLNHGDQLIVEKISPRIDKLKRGDLVTVYIPEYLEKGKDYVVKRVVAIGNDTVEIKNGKLFVNGEEVKEDYINGSETQEVNPEYSSLTVPEDCVYILGDNRLPHASLDSRSIGPVKKKRITGKVILRYYPFNKAGWL; this is encoded by the coding sequence ATGCCGGGTAACTATATTTTAAAAGAGGTCTTTGAGTGGGCTATACATATAATTTTAGCTGTTCTTATAGGTCTATTCATAGTTACCTTTATAGCTCAAAGGACTATTGTAGACGGTAATTCAATGTTACCCACTTTAAATCATGGAGACCAGTTGATAGTTGAGAAAATAAGTCCCAGGATAGATAAATTAAAAAGAGGAGATTTGGTAACAGTATATATTCCTGAATACCTGGAAAAAGGTAAAGATTATGTTGTAAAAAGGGTTGTGGCTATCGGGAATGATACTGTAGAAATAAAGAACGGAAAGCTGTTTGTTAACGGTGAAGAGGTTAAGGAAGATTATATTAACGGAAGTGAGACGCAGGAGGTAAATCCGGAGTATAGCAGCTTGACAGTTCCTGAAGACTGTGTTTATATACTGGGCGATAACCGCCTTCCCCATGCGAGCCTGGACAGCAGGAGCATAGGTCCTGTGAAAAAGAAAAGAATAACCGGAAAGGTTATTTTAAGATATTATCCTTTCAATAAGGCAGGATGGCTTTAA
- a CDS encoding stage II sporulation protein P — translation MIKRRWRRSQTQVFLKVVTVSVFLLLSYGAVRIGIAGGNYIYNNGFQIVEKIDVEKFKSILNSTLPLINVTYNSGSIGNPFTAQVKKLVRMFSGFDLNAPVTIMNTQAPYFYLYYKNNYLPLLALEDKIEKDEGIDPDSAAGREPRQDSRGNIDSNYDKGLEERKPGEKLNEDMPGNNSDNNGNEDSGKISFYYYEGEEEKLETPEESIINGQEIVIQNMTKYKIDVDALLKEPLNIKFNRSGPKILIFHTHTTESFIKKLDDLNKKDVPNWSLDPQESVVRVGHELAELLRKKYGYDVLHNGTVHDYPDYEKAYSNAYETLNNYLKSHPSIKLVFDIHRDGLSKDQSKLRLTTKIDGKDVAKIMFVVGTDARRPEHPNWKENLKLALKLQENLNKQHPGLARHIYISNNVYNQNLTTGSLIIEIGGDGNLLSECLESVKYLAKAIYEVIK, via the coding sequence ATGATAAAAAGACGTTGGAGAAGGTCACAAACACAGGTCTTCCTTAAAGTCGTCACAGTTTCCGTATTTTTGCTCCTTTCTTACGGCGCTGTAAGAATAGGGATTGCAGGTGGTAACTATATTTATAATAATGGTTTCCAAATTGTTGAAAAAATTGATGTAGAGAAATTTAAATCAATTTTAAACTCTACCTTACCCCTTATAAATGTTACATACAACAGCGGAAGTATAGGTAATCCTTTTACAGCACAGGTAAAAAAACTAGTGAGGATGTTTTCAGGCTTTGATTTAAATGCGCCGGTAACAATCATGAATACGCAGGCTCCCTATTTTTATTTATACTATAAAAATAACTATCTTCCCTTGCTTGCTTTAGAAGATAAAATTGAAAAGGATGAAGGTATAGATCCCGATAGTGCGGCAGGCAGAGAACCCCGCCAGGATTCCCGGGGAAATATTGATAGCAATTATGATAAGGGACTGGAAGAAAGGAAACCTGGTGAAAAGCTCAATGAAGATATGCCTGGTAATAACAGTGATAATAATGGAAATGAGGATAGTGGTAAGATAAGCTTTTATTATTATGAGGGAGAGGAAGAAAAATTAGAAACTCCGGAAGAGAGTATCATTAATGGACAAGAAATAGTAATTCAAAATATGACAAAGTACAAAATTGATGTAGATGCCCTTTTAAAAGAACCTCTTAATATAAAGTTTAACAGAAGCGGGCCTAAAATATTGATTTTTCATACGCATACTACTGAAAGCTTTATAAAGAAACTTGACGACCTGAATAAAAAAGATGTCCCCAATTGGTCTTTAGATCCTCAGGAAAGTGTTGTAAGGGTAGGTCATGAACTTGCAGAGTTATTAAGAAAGAAGTATGGGTACGATGTGCTGCATAACGGCACTGTACACGATTATCCCGATTATGAGAAGGCCTACAGCAATGCTTACGAAACATTAAATAATTATTTAAAGAGCCACCCTTCAATAAAATTGGTATTTGATATTCATAGGGATGGTCTTAGCAAGGACCAGTCAAAGCTTCGGTTGACAACAAAAATTGACGGTAAGGATGTGGCAAAAATAATGTTTGTAGTAGGAACAGATGCAAGAAGGCCCGAACATCCTAATTGGAAAGAGAATCTGAAACTTGCCCTGAAACTCCAGGAAAATTTGAATAAGCAGCACCCGGGGTTGGCAAGACACATTTATATAAGCAATAACGTATATAATCAGAATCTAACTACCGGTTCATTAATTATAGAGATAGGCGGTGACGGAAACCTGTTAAGCGAGTGCCTTGAAAGTGTTAAATATCTGGCTAAAGCTATATATGAAGTTATTAAATAG
- the dnaK gene encoding molecular chaperone DnaK, which yields MGKVIGIDLGTTNSCVAVMEGGEPVVIPNAEGSRTTPSVVAFSKTGERLVGQVAKRQAITNPDRTIISIKRDMGTNRRIRIDDKEYTPPEISAMILQKLKADAESYLGEPITQAVITVPAYFSDSQRQATKDAGKIAGLEVLRIINEPTAAALAYGLDKQHDQKIMVYDLGGGTFDVSILEIGDGVFEVLATSGNNRLGGDDFDQRIIDYLAENFKREHGIDLRNDKMALQRLKEAAEKAKIELSSVPSTNINLPFITADVSGPKHLDMTLTRAKFEELIADLIEKTMGPTRQALEDAGLTPDKIDKILLVGGSTRVPVVQEAVKKYMGKEPFKGINPDECVAIGAAIQAGVLAGDIKDLLLLDVTPLSLGIETLGGVFTKLIERNTTIPTKKSQIFTTAADGQTSVEIHVLQGEREMAAYNKTLGRFQLTGIPPAPRGVPQIEVTFDIDANGIVNVSAKDLGTGKEQKVTITASSNLSKEEIDRAVKEAERFASEDKKRRQEAEARNEADSFVYQAEKTLKDLGNKLSSSEKSRIESEIARVKEALKGTDIDSIKRATEALKQAFYDISAKIYQQQQQGQGAQGAGFNPGGGQEHGPGPRAGQDGNVYDADYKVVDDDDKK from the coding sequence ATGGGAAAGGTAATTGGAATAGACTTAGGTACTACGAACTCATGCGTAGCTGTTATGGAAGGTGGAGAACCCGTTGTTATTCCTAATGCAGAGGGTAGCCGTACTACACCATCAGTTGTTGCTTTCTCAAAAACAGGAGAAAGATTGGTTGGCCAGGTTGCAAAAAGACAGGCAATAACAAATCCCGATAGAACTATAATATCCATAAAAAGGGATATGGGTACAAATAGAAGAATTAGAATTGACGATAAGGAATACACGCCACCGGAAATATCTGCTATGATACTGCAAAAGTTAAAGGCGGACGCTGAAAGTTATCTCGGCGAACCTATAACGCAAGCTGTTATAACAGTGCCTGCATATTTCAGCGACTCACAGAGGCAGGCTACCAAGGATGCAGGAAAGATTGCAGGACTTGAAGTCCTTAGAATAATAAACGAACCTACCGCTGCAGCTTTGGCGTATGGTTTGGATAAGCAACATGACCAGAAAATAATGGTTTATGACCTGGGCGGAGGTACATTTGATGTATCAATACTTGAAATAGGCGACGGTGTGTTTGAAGTGTTGGCAACCAGCGGTAACAACAGGTTGGGCGGCGACGATTTTGATCAGAGAATTATTGACTACCTGGCAGAGAATTTCAAACGAGAACACGGGATTGATTTAAGAAACGACAAAATGGCGTTGCAGCGTTTGAAGGAGGCTGCTGAAAAGGCGAAAATTGAACTCTCGAGCGTTCCAAGCACTAATATAAATCTTCCTTTTATAACTGCAGATGTCAGCGGCCCTAAACATCTTGACATGACACTAACAAGGGCTAAATTTGAAGAGCTTATTGCAGATTTAATTGAGAAGACAATGGGACCTACCAGGCAGGCTCTGGAAGATGCGGGCTTGACTCCTGACAAAATAGATAAAATTCTTTTAGTGGGTGGTTCTACGCGAGTGCCTGTAGTACAGGAAGCTGTGAAGAAATACATGGGGAAAGAGCCTTTTAAGGGAATAAACCCTGACGAATGTGTAGCTATAGGTGCAGCAATACAGGCAGGCGTTTTGGCGGGCGACATTAAAGACTTATTGTTGCTTGACGTAACGCCGTTGTCCCTTGGTATAGAGACCCTCGGAGGAGTGTTTACAAAGCTTATTGAAAGGAACACTACAATTCCTACCAAAAAGAGTCAAATATTTACGACTGCCGCAGATGGACAGACAAGCGTTGAAATCCATGTTTTACAAGGTGAACGTGAAATGGCGGCATACAACAAAACACTTGGAAGGTTCCAGCTTACAGGAATACCTCCGGCACCAAGAGGGGTGCCTCAGATTGAAGTAACATTTGATATAGATGCCAACGGTATAGTAAATGTTTCTGCCAAGGATTTAGGGACAGGAAAGGAGCAGAAGGTTACTATAACTGCATCCAGTAACCTTTCTAAAGAGGAGATTGATAGGGCTGTTAAAGAGGCCGAACGGTTCGCTTCAGAGGATAAAAAGAGAAGACAAGAGGCCGAAGCAAGAAATGAGGCCGATTCCTTTGTATATCAGGCTGAGAAAACCCTGAAAGATTTGGGTAATAAGTTGAGCAGTAGTGAAAAGTCGAGAATTGAATCAGAAATAGCAAGGGTCAAGGAAGCGTTAAAAGGTACGGATATAGATTCTATAAAGAGGGCTACAGAAGCTCTAAAACAAGCATTTTACGATATATCGGCAAAGATTTACCAACAACAGCAACAAGGTCAAGGCGCGCAGGGGGCCGGGTTTAACCCGGGAGGCGGGCAGGAGCATGGACCTGGTCCTAGAGCAGGCCAGGACGGCAATGTCTATGATGCAGACTATAAAGTAGTGGATGACGATGATAAGAAATAA
- the grpE gene encoding nucleotide exchange factor GrpE — protein MKEEKKEMNSTGSTGETTCSEDKGKDVCSNDFENENCGENECKNGEDNNCKNNGADSGDSLNDEKENLKKEMEKLRKQLEEATSKCEEYFNMLQRTAAEFDNYKKRTQKEKEVLGKEVVCDVVATFIPVVDNLERALKATEKECDLKTVREGIELVYNQFSEILKNLGVEQIKCVGEKFNPNFHDAVMHVKDEAYGEGEVVEELRKGYVMEDKVIRHSMVKVAN, from the coding sequence ATGAAGGAAGAAAAAAAAGAAATGAATAGTACTGGCAGCACTGGTGAAACAACATGCAGCGAAGACAAGGGAAAGGATGTATGCAGTAACGACTTTGAAAATGAAAATTGTGGGGAAAATGAATGCAAAAATGGTGAGGATAATAACTGCAAAAATAATGGTGCAGATTCAGGAGATAGCTTAAATGATGAAAAAGAAAATTTAAAAAAAGAGATGGAAAAATTAAGAAAACAACTTGAAGAAGCAACTTCAAAGTGTGAAGAATATTTTAATATGTTGCAGAGGACTGCAGCAGAATTTGATAATTACAAAAAACGGACCCAGAAAGAGAAGGAAGTTTTGGGTAAGGAAGTAGTTTGCGATGTTGTAGCGACATTCATACCGGTGGTAGATAATCTTGAAAGAGCACTTAAGGCTACAGAAAAAGAATGCGATTTGAAAACTGTTAGGGAAGGAATAGAGCTTGTTTATAACCAGTTTAGCGAAATCCTGAAGAATTTGGGTGTAGAACAAATTAAGTGTGTGGGGGAGAAGTTTAATCCAAACTTTCATGATGCAGTTATGCATGTAAAGGATGAAGCATATGGTGAAGGTGAAGTTGTGGAAGAATTGAGGAAGGGTTATGTTATGGAGGATAAAGTTATAAGGCATAGTATGGTAAAAGTTGCAAATTGA